A genomic stretch from Nitrospirota bacterium includes:
- a CDS encoding ketoacyl-ACP synthase III — protein sequence MRSRITGTGSYLPEKVLTNFQLEKMVDTSDEWITERTGIKERHIVSKDEVTSDLCLKASKIALKSAGLKPSDIDMIIVTTMSGDMPMPSTASILQGKLGAKNAASFDINAACSGFLYGLSVADSFIRSKTSKKLLLVSAEVNSRFLDWEDRSTCVIFADGAGAVVMEPTTGKHGILSTRLFSNGELWDLITIPGGGSQHPPTEASVKKKLHYIQMKGNETFRVAVKTLEQLVIDTLEADKIKASQLSLLIPHQANIRIIQATAKRLGLSMDKVFVNLEKYGNTSSASIPIALDEALRSNRIKEGDYILLEAFGSGLTWASSLIRW from the coding sequence CTGCGGAGTAGGATCACCGGAACAGGTTCATACCTGCCTGAAAAAGTCCTCACCAATTTTCAGCTTGAGAAGATGGTTGACACATCTGACGAGTGGATCACGGAACGGACGGGCATAAAAGAGCGGCATATCGTAAGCAAGGATGAGGTCACTTCCGATCTATGCCTCAAGGCTTCAAAGATAGCGCTCAAGAGCGCGGGGCTGAAGCCCTCTGATATCGACATGATAATAGTCACGACTATGAGCGGCGATATGCCTATGCCTTCCACCGCCTCTATACTTCAGGGCAAGCTCGGCGCGAAGAACGCGGCGTCTTTTGATATTAATGCCGCATGCAGCGGTTTTCTTTACGGGCTTTCAGTTGCTGACAGCTTCATAAGAAGCAAGACATCCAAAAAACTTCTCCTTGTCAGCGCTGAGGTCAACTCGAGATTCCTTGACTGGGAGGACAGGTCAACATGCGTTATCTTTGCTGACGGCGCAGGCGCTGTTGTGATGGAGCCGACTACAGGCAAGCACGGGATATTATCAACCCGCCTTTTCTCTAACGGCGAATTATGGGACCTCATAACTATTCCCGGCGGAGGTTCACAGCATCCTCCCACAGAAGCGAGCGTAAAGAAGAAACTTCACTATATACAAATGAAGGGCAATGAGACCTTCAGGGTCGCGGTCAAAACCCTGGAGCAGCTGGTCATTGATACACTTGAGGCTGACAAGATAAAGGCTTCCCAGCTCTCTCTGCTCATACCGCATCAGGCGAACATCAGGATCATACAGGCAACCGCCAAGAGGCTCGGCCTCTCTATGGATAAAGTATTCGTCAATCTTGAAAAATACGGCAATACCTCAAGCGCCTCCATCCCCATAGCCCTTGATGAGGCGCTCAGAAGCAACAGGATAAAAGAGGGCGATTATATTTTGCTTGAGGCCTTCGGCAGCGGTCTTACATGGGCATCATCATTGATCAGGTGGTAG
- a CDS encoding acyl-CoA dehydrogenase family protein yields the protein MNYFLNEEQEMIRDLTRRIAEEKIVPVRSELDEKEEFPWEIMKVLAQSDLFGLFIPEEYGGLGKGSLELAIAIEELSRACLGVATSYSANALGFLPIILNGSDEQKKKFLPAIAAGKRMVAFALTEANAGSDAAGVQTTAVKEGNEYVLNGTKQWITNGGEAEVNTVVAMTNKSKGTRGASMFIVEHGTKGFTYGKKENKLGIRASSTRELVFDNCRIPEENIIGKEGMGFIIAMKTLDIARNGVGAQGVGVAQGALDAALAFAVERRQFGQAISSFQAIQHMLANMATEIEAARSLVYSVARHIDGGEKDISKVSAMAKLFASDVAMRVTVDAVQVMGGSGYMKEYPVEKMMRDAKILQIYEGTNQIQRNVIGQALVKETNKKK from the coding sequence ATGAACTATTTTTTGAATGAAGAGCAGGAGATGATCAGGGACCTTACGCGCCGTATCGCAGAGGAGAAGATAGTTCCTGTCAGGTCGGAGCTTGATGAGAAGGAAGAGTTCCCGTGGGAGATAATGAAGGTGCTTGCGCAGTCAGACCTCTTCGGGCTTTTCATTCCCGAGGAATACGGAGGGCTCGGCAAGGGATCTCTTGAGCTTGCGATAGCTATCGAGGAACTCAGCAGGGCGTGCCTTGGTGTTGCGACTTCCTATTCAGCAAACGCGCTTGGTTTTCTCCCGATAATCCTTAACGGTTCTGATGAGCAGAAGAAGAAGTTCCTTCCTGCAATAGCGGCGGGCAAGAGGATGGTTGCTTTTGCGCTTACCGAGGCCAACGCCGGCAGCGATGCCGCAGGTGTTCAGACAACAGCGGTCAAAGAAGGAAATGAATATGTGCTTAACGGCACGAAACAGTGGATCACTAACGGCGGAGAGGCTGAGGTCAATACAGTCGTTGCGATGACCAACAAGAGCAAGGGCACGCGCGGCGCGTCTATGTTCATTGTTGAGCATGGCACCAAAGGCTTCACTTACGGGAAGAAGGAGAACAAGCTCGGCATAAGGGCTTCGTCCACAAGGGAGCTTGTCTTTGACAACTGCCGTATACCGGAAGAGAACATCATAGGAAAAGAGGGTATGGGCTTTATAATCGCCATGAAGACCCTTGATATCGCAAGGAACGGAGTCGGGGCGCAGGGTGTCGGTGTTGCGCAGGGCGCGCTTGATGCTGCTCTTGCATTTGCCGTTGAGAGGAGGCAGTTCGGCCAGGCGATAAGCAGCTTCCAGGCGATCCAGCACATGCTCGCGAATATGGCAACAGAGATAGAGGCCGCACGTTCGCTTGTCTATTCAGTGGCAAGGCACATTGACGGCGGTGAAAAGGATATAAGCAAGGTCTCTGCAATGGCAAAGCTCTTTGCAAGTGACGTTGCGATGAGGGTGACAGTTGACGCCGTTCAGGTCATGGGCGGTTCCGGATATATGAAAGAGTATCCTGTTGAGAAGATGATGCGCGACGCGAAGATACTCCAGATATATGAAGGCACGAACCAGATACAGCGCAATGTTATCGGACAGGCTCTGGTAAAAGAGACGAATAAGAAGAAGTAG
- a CDS encoding AsmA family protein: MNATIKKVLYVIGGNCAALVLAAVIFTLTFDINYYKPRIEDAVSDATGLDVSIKGMMNFSFFPFGVSAKDIHITNNGSDILSLDNLKLGAELMPLLKKQLKVTSCEIVKPVITIVKHPDGKYNFESSEKKPDHVQPGAAFSLNELKLSKGLFVYLDEKTGEKTELKDFNLSIKGLTIKDTASEIIKNTSFTGNFDSKKVENNNLIIDNVKSDINAQKGVFYLMPITMDIFGGKAEGDVTADMSAADTAYKINLKVSKLDFEKLQESFGAKKVIGGKGDLDASITIKEKTDRNLMSGMDGSFSLRGENLIIYTMDLDKVLSKYETSQKVDLVDIGAFFIAGPLGNAALKGYRYGDVYVNAQGGKGAITQLISNWNIRDGAADAEDVALATQHNRLALKGRLDLVRERYEDVSVALLDDKGCAKFKQRISGPFDNPEIGAVSAVKSIAEPIFDLFRKAKSFVQGGRCDVFYNGAVLQP, from the coding sequence ATGAATGCAACGATAAAAAAAGTCCTTTATGTCATTGGCGGCAACTGCGCAGCACTTGTTCTCGCGGCAGTTATTTTCACCCTCACCTTTGACATAAATTACTACAAACCGCGCATCGAGGACGCTGTTTCAGACGCGACAGGACTGGATGTCAGTATCAAAGGAATGATGAACTTCTCTTTCTTTCCCTTCGGCGTATCGGCAAAAGACATACATATCACCAACAACGGAAGTGATATTCTTTCTCTCGACAACCTGAAGCTGGGTGCTGAGCTGATGCCGTTGCTGAAGAAGCAGCTTAAAGTCACCAGTTGCGAGATTGTAAAACCGGTTATCACAATCGTAAAGCATCCCGATGGAAAATATAATTTTGAAAGTTCTGAAAAGAAACCGGATCATGTGCAGCCGGGAGCAGCCTTCAGTTTGAATGAACTCAAGCTGTCCAAAGGTTTATTTGTCTATCTTGACGAGAAGACAGGTGAAAAGACGGAGTTAAAAGATTTTAATCTTTCTATTAAAGGGCTCACGATAAAAGATACCGCATCTGAAATCATAAAGAACACCTCGTTCACAGGAAACTTTGACAGCAAGAAGGTAGAGAATAATAACCTCATCATCGACAATGTCAAGAGTGATATAAATGCGCAGAAAGGTGTGTTCTACCTGATGCCGATTACCATGGACATCTTCGGCGGTAAGGCTGAAGGAGATGTTACGGCAGATATGTCAGCAGCCGATACTGCATATAAGATCAATTTGAAGGTATCAAAGCTGGACTTTGAAAAACTGCAGGAGTCTTTCGGCGCAAAAAAGGTAATCGGCGGAAAGGGTGATCTTGACGCTTCGATAACGATTAAAGAGAAAACAGATCGTAATTTGATGAGCGGCATGGACGGTTCTTTTTCTCTCAGAGGTGAGAATCTCATCATTTACACTATGGACCTTGATAAGGTTCTCTCAAAATATGAAACGAGCCAGAAGGTCGATCTCGTGGATATAGGCGCTTTCTTCATAGCAGGCCCTCTCGGCAACGCTGCTCTCAAGGGATACCGTTACGGTGATGTTTACGTCAATGCGCAGGGAGGAAAAGGCGCTATCACACAGTTGATCTCAAACTGGAATATCAGAGACGGTGCGGCAGACGCTGAAGACGTAGCCCTTGCGACGCAGCATAACCGGCTTGCGCTTAAAGGCAGGCTCGATCTTGTCAGAGAACGGTATGAAGATGTAAGTGTGGCGCTTCTTGATGACAAGGGATGCGCTAAATTCAAACAAAGGATCAGCGGCCCATTTGATAATCCCGAAATCGGCGCGGTTAGCGCTGTTAAGTCCATTGCCGAACCGATCTTCGACCTCTTCAGAAAGGCTAAAAGCTTTGTTCAGGGCGGCAGATGCGATGTATTCTATAACGGCGCTGTGCTGCAGCCGTGA
- a CDS encoding ABC transporter ATP-binding protein, protein MQIEIQNITKIYKEKRGLLPASFEVEKGELIALVGHNGAGKSTLLKMLASWHLPDSGHVLVDGIDLKNRLDVVRKIGFVPETPNLFDLFSVEYNLKLFAGLFGVPFVRIEEILKEFDLLPFRNNKIQVLSKGLRQRVSIGRALLSDPPVLLFDEPTSGIDFDMTKEIYRLMKDFHASGKTIIFTSHRPEEIKTLATRIIVLHQGSIVFDGSPQQYFQSEIHEKLYQ, encoded by the coding sequence ATGCAGATAGAGATCCAAAATATCACAAAAATATATAAAGAAAAAAGAGGGCTTCTGCCAGCCAGTTTTGAGGTTGAGAAAGGGGAGCTTATTGCCCTCGTCGGCCACAACGGAGCTGGCAAATCCACTCTTTTGAAGATGTTAGCCAGCTGGCACCTTCCCGACAGCGGACATGTCTTAGTGGACGGCATCGACCTGAAGAACAGATTGGATGTTGTGAGGAAGATCGGTTTTGTGCCGGAAACCCCTAATCTCTTTGATCTCTTTTCTGTTGAATATAACCTCAAACTGTTTGCCGGTCTTTTTGGAGTCCCTTTTGTGCGGATAGAAGAGATCCTGAAGGAATTCGATCTGCTGCCTTTTCGTAACAACAAGATACAGGTCCTGTCAAAAGGGCTAAGACAGAGAGTCAGTATAGGGCGCGCTCTTTTATCAGATCCGCCGGTGCTTCTTTTTGATGAACCCACATCTGGCATAGACTTTGATATGACGAAAGAGATTTATAGATTGATGAAAGATTTTCATGCTTCAGGAAAAACTATCATCTTTACATCCCACCGGCCTGAAGAGATAAAGACCCTTGCAACACGCATCATTGTCCTGCATCAGGGCTCTATTGTCTTTGATGGCTCACCCCAACAATATTTCCAGTCAGAAATTCATGAAAAGCTATATCAATGA
- a CDS encoding ABC transporter permease has protein sequence MMIRNIITLTLNDLAIALKNKTFFLILFIPFFVFFSLKLVDMADTNFKKINIGLIQNEMYAPDIIQAIEAADSLFTVSRVSNEEEGKRWLKEKKIDGLLIRSVKEEKSLVLVVLKKESLLTLSIVETFSALQKAAEGNSINWLSDIQPIQKGGIQKQTLPTWILMLVLLVSFIIMPAQVAEEKEKKLLLALLQTPMREIEWLIAKLFLGMILIITAVIFLHLLGQFDLGNGLSYIPFILIGSFCFSSYGILLGFLCRNQASARTLGVIFYLPHLLPSALSDFSQKLTAVAPFLPSYQFYEPIRSILLEDGRISNLSFEWIYLLIVGLLTFLFSYLLMKKRWLM, from the coding sequence ATGATGATAAGAAATATAATCACATTAACTCTGAATGATCTGGCCATTGCATTAAAGAATAAGACATTCTTTCTCATCCTCTTTATTCCTTTCTTTGTTTTTTTCTCTTTGAAGTTAGTTGATATGGCAGATACAAACTTTAAAAAGATCAATATCGGACTTATTCAAAATGAGATGTATGCCCCTGATATTATTCAGGCCATTGAAGCAGCCGATAGTTTATTTACAGTATCCCGCGTTTCTAATGAGGAAGAAGGCAAAAGATGGTTAAAAGAAAAAAAGATAGACGGCCTGTTGATACGATCTGTAAAAGAAGAAAAGAGTTTAGTCCTTGTTGTTTTAAAAAAGGAGTCCCTGCTGACACTTTCGATTGTCGAGACCTTTTCAGCATTACAAAAAGCAGCAGAAGGCAATAGCATAAACTGGCTATCTGATATTCAGCCGATTCAGAAAGGCGGGATTCAAAAACAGACTCTGCCTACCTGGATACTGATGTTAGTTTTACTCGTAAGCTTCATTATAATGCCTGCACAGGTTGCCGAAGAAAAAGAAAAAAAATTACTTCTTGCTCTTTTACAAACCCCCATGCGCGAAATTGAGTGGCTTATTGCCAAATTGTTTTTAGGCATGATTTTAATAATCACTGCGGTCATATTCCTCCACCTGCTGGGTCAGTTTGACCTTGGTAACGGCTTGAGCTATATTCCATTCATACTGATTGGCAGTTTCTGTTTCAGCTCATACGGGATATTATTGGGTTTTTTATGCCGCAATCAGGCGAGCGCCAGAACTTTAGGTGTTATATTCTATCTGCCGCATCTGCTTCCTTCCGCGTTATCGGATTTTTCACAAAAATTAACCGCTGTTGCTCCTTTTCTGCCTTCCTATCAGTTTTATGAGCCTATAAGATCGATACTCTTAGAGGATGGTAGAATATCAAACCTCTCTTTTGAATGGATATATCTTCTCATCGTAGGACTTTTAACCTTTTTATTCTCATATCTGCTGATGAAAAAACGCTGGCTGATGTAA